From the Calderihabitans maritimus genome, one window contains:
- a CDS encoding ABC transporter permease gives MKDETTQGPEIKSALLAGVIVFQIPINGSIGLLYLLSLLFMLSCLGIGTLVSTVARNQRQAMQMAFFFIFPSILLSGFVFPREAMPPSSMPSAT, from the coding sequence TTGAAGGATGAAACCACCCAGGGGCCGGAAATCAAGTCAGCCCTGCTCGCCGGGGTGATCGTGTTCCAGATTCCCATCAACGGGAGCATCGGGCTGCTTTACCTGCTCTCCCTTCTGTTTATGCTCTCCTGCCTGGGAATTGGGACCCTGGTCTCCACTGTCGCCAGGAACCAGAGGCAGGCCATGCAGATGGCGTTTTTCTTCATTTTTCCTTCGATCCTGCTCTCGGGATTCGTTTTCCCCAGAGAAGCCATGCCCCCCTCTTCTATGCCCTCGGCTACCTGA